A genomic region of Zygotorulaspora mrakii chromosome 7, complete sequence contains the following coding sequences:
- the HTZ1 gene encoding histone H2AZ (similar to Saccharomyces cerevisiae HTZ1 (YOL012C); ancestral locus Anc_6.43) encodes MSGKVHGGKGKSGAKDGGAGLRSQSSSARAGLQFPVGRIKRYLKKNASGKARVGSKAAIYLTAVLEYLTAEVLELAGNAAKDLKVKRITPRHLQLAIRGDDELDSLIRATIASGGVLPHINKALLLKVEKRK; translated from the coding sequence ATGTCTGGTAAGGTACACGGTGGTAAGGGTAAATCTGGTGCAAAGGATGGAGGAGCAGGTCTAAGATCGCAGTCGTCGTCAGCTAGAGCAGGCCTGCAGTTCCCAGTGGGGAGAATCAAGCgttatttgaagaagaacgCGAGTGGTAAAGCGCGTGTTGGTTCTAAGGCGGCGATATATTTGACGGCTGTGCTTGAATATCTGACAGCAGAAGTTTTGGAATTGGCAGGAAATGCTGCCAAGGActtgaaagtgaaaagaaTAACTCCAAGACACCTGCAGCTTGCTATAAGaggtgatgatgaactAGATTCGTTAATCAGGGCCACCATTGCTTCAGGTGGTGTCTTGCCGCATATAAACAAGGCGCTGCTATTAAAGGTTGAAAAGCGCAAGTGA